The following are from one region of the Pseudazoarcus pumilus genome:
- the glpK gene encoding glycerol kinase GlpK, with protein sequence MTCLLALDQGTTSSRAMVFDTDGRVRGASQREFRQHYPQPGWVEHDAHEILTTQLDCARAAIAEAGVAPSDVVGLGIANQRETTIVWERATGRAIAPAIVWQDRRTAPDCDRLRAVGQAEAIRRSTGLELDAYFSATKLAWILREVPGARERARRGELAFGTVDAWLIWHLSGGALHATDAGNASRTMLYDIHRGQWDDDLLALFDIPRSMLPTVVDSIGVCGHAQRDVLGASIPIAGIGGDQQAATFGQACLAPGMAKQTYGTGCFLLMNTGERAVESANRLLTTIGWRQRGASTYALEGSIFVGGALVQWLRDELGLVRRSEDIEALAASVPDSAGVVLVPAFTGLGAPWWDAYARGTLLGLTRGTTRAHIARAALEAIALQTVDLVTAMDADGAGPLRELRVDGGAAANNLLMQMQADLLGVPVVRPEMLETTAFGAACLAALGVGVWADEATVASHWREAARFQPRMSRDRREAVIARWHRGVERARDWAQE encoded by the coding sequence ATGACCTGTCTGCTCGCCCTCGATCAGGGCACGACCAGCTCGCGCGCGATGGTGTTCGATACCGATGGACGGGTGCGCGGGGCATCACAGCGCGAGTTTCGCCAGCACTACCCGCAGCCTGGCTGGGTCGAGCACGACGCGCACGAGATCCTGACCACGCAGCTCGACTGCGCGCGCGCGGCGATCGCCGAGGCCGGCGTTGCGCCGTCGGACGTCGTCGGGCTGGGTATCGCCAATCAGCGCGAGACGACCATCGTGTGGGAGCGCGCGACGGGGCGCGCGATCGCGCCGGCCATCGTCTGGCAGGACCGGCGCACCGCGCCCGACTGTGACCGCCTGCGCGCGGTCGGCCAGGCCGAAGCGATTCGGCGCAGCACCGGGCTGGAGCTGGACGCCTATTTCTCGGCCACCAAGCTCGCATGGATCCTGCGCGAGGTGCCCGGCGCGCGCGAACGTGCGCGGCGTGGCGAGCTGGCCTTCGGCACCGTAGATGCCTGGCTGATCTGGCACCTGAGCGGCGGGGCGCTGCACGCGACCGACGCCGGCAACGCCTCGCGCACGATGCTCTACGACATCCACCGCGGACAGTGGGACGACGATCTGCTCGCGCTGTTCGACATCCCGCGGTCGATGCTGCCGACGGTCGTCGACAGCATCGGCGTGTGTGGCCACGCGCAGCGCGACGTGCTCGGCGCAAGCATTCCGATCGCCGGCATCGGCGGCGACCAGCAGGCGGCGACCTTCGGTCAGGCGTGTCTTGCGCCGGGCATGGCCAAGCAGACCTATGGCACGGGCTGCTTTTTGCTGATGAATACCGGCGAACGTGCGGTGGAGTCGGCCAATCGGCTGCTCACGACGATCGGCTGGCGGCAGCGGGGTGCCAGCACCTACGCGCTCGAGGGGAGCATCTTCGTGGGCGGTGCGCTGGTGCAGTGGCTGCGCGACGAACTGGGGCTGGTGCGCAGATCGGAAGACATCGAGGCGCTCGCCGCCTCGGTCCCCGACAGCGCTGGCGTGGTGCTGGTGCCGGCCTTCACCGGGCTGGGCGCGCCGTGGTGGGATGCCTATGCGCGTGGCACGCTGTTGGGGCTCACGCGCGGCACGACGCGCGCGCACATCGCACGCGCCGCGCTCGAGGCGATTGCGCTGCAGACGGTCGATCTGGTCACGGCCATGGACGCCGACGGAGCCGGCCCGTTGCGTGAACTGCGCGTCGACGGCGGGGCCGCGGCCAACAACCTGTTGATGCAGATGCAGGCGGACCTGCTCGGCGTGCCGGTGGTGCGTCCCGAGATGCTCGAGACCACCGCCTTCGGTGCGGCCTGTCTGGCTGCGCTGGGGGTCGGTGTGTGGGCAGACGAGGCGACAGTGGCCTCGCACTGGCGGGAGGCGGCGCGCTTTCAGCCGCGCATGTCGCGTGACCGGCGTGAGGCGGTCATCGCGCGCTGGCATCGCGGCGTGGAGCGCGCGCGCGACTGGGCGCAGGAGTGA
- a CDS encoding SpoIIAA family protein gives MITIDQSEQRISIAVFGEFTLADYREFEEIFNYTHRFKGPVDLFIDLREMAGFTVDVAWEDIKFSRQHSKDFRRIAVLTESEWLTWSAWVTQLFVDGQVLVFNDEAEALAWIETPTESIE, from the coding sequence ATGATCACCATCGACCAGAGCGAGCAGCGCATCTCGATCGCCGTGTTCGGCGAATTCACGCTCGCCGACTACCGCGAATTCGAGGAAATCTTCAACTACACGCACCGCTTCAAGGGCCCGGTGGACCTGTTCATCGATCTGCGCGAAATGGCCGGCTTCACGGTCGACGTGGCGTGGGAAGACATCAAGTTCTCCCGCCAGCACAGCAAGGACTTCCGCCGCATCGCAGTGCTCACCGAAAGCGAGTGGCTCACCTGGAGCGCATGGGTCACGCAACTCTTCGTCGACGGCCAGGTGCTGGTTTTCAACGACGAGGCCGAAGCGTTGGCCTGGATCGAAACGCCTACCGAGTCCATCGAATGA
- a CDS encoding sulfurtransferase produces the protein MKHYDTIIDVGTLATHLGEEGLRLIDCRHDLADPGAGRHAYAEGHIPGSRFLHLDEDLSGPRDGRNGRHPLPDPDEFAARLGRRGIRADDQVVAYDDAGGAIAARLWWMLRWIGHDRVAVLDGGWRAWREAGHPVETQIHEALPTTHGVHPGSVAAIGTQALRGALERDEVLLIDARSPDRFRGENETLDPVAGHIPGAVNRFFRENLQGGRFRPADELRAEFLALLGSRNPTEIVHQCGSGVTACHNLLAMEIAGLSGASLYPGSWSEWCADPSRPVATGPG, from the coding sequence ATGAAGCATTACGACACGATCATCGACGTCGGTACGCTGGCCACCCATCTTGGAGAGGAAGGCCTGCGCCTCATCGACTGCCGCCATGATCTAGCCGACCCGGGTGCCGGCCGGCATGCCTACGCCGAAGGCCACATCCCCGGCTCACGCTTCCTGCACCTGGACGAAGATCTGTCCGGCCCGCGCGACGGGCGCAACGGTCGCCACCCGCTGCCCGACCCCGACGAGTTCGCCGCGCGGCTCGGCCGGCGCGGCATCCGCGCCGACGATCAGGTCGTGGCCTACGACGATGCCGGCGGCGCGATCGCCGCGCGACTGTGGTGGATGCTGCGCTGGATCGGCCACGATCGCGTGGCCGTGCTCGACGGCGGCTGGCGCGCCTGGCGCGAGGCCGGCCACCCGGTCGAGACGCAGATCCACGAGGCGTTGCCGACCACGCACGGCGTGCATCCGGGCTCGGTCGCCGCGATCGGTACGCAGGCCCTGCGCGGCGCGCTGGAGCGCGACGAAGTGCTGCTCATCGACGCACGCAGCCCGGACCGCTTTCGAGGCGAGAACGAGACCCTGGACCCGGTCGCCGGCCACATCCCCGGCGCCGTGAACCGCTTCTTCCGTGAAAATCTGCAAGGTGGGCGCTTCCGCCCCGCCGATGAACTGCGCGCCGAATTCCTCGCCCTGCTCGGCTCACGCAACCCCACCGAGATCGTGCACCAGTGCGGCTCCGGCGTGACCGCCTGCCACAACCTGCTGGCCATGGAGATCGCCGGCCTTTCCGGCGCAAGCCTCTATCCGGGTTCGTGGAGCGAGTGGTGCGCCGATCCGTCACGCCCCGTCGCGACCGGACCCGGGTAG
- the murI gene encoding glutamate racemase, with amino-acid sequence MATDGAIGVFDSGIGGLTVVRSLMDRLPFEDIVYFGDTARVPYGIKSVATIRRFAGEIARFLMQRDVKMLIVACNTMAAVADDVVRECAGEVPVIDVIDAGARAAVAGSRSRRVGVIGTPTTINSNAYAERIHALDRGVRVYSAACPLFVPLVEEGWLDHPVARMTAREYLKPVLAEEVDTLVLGCTHYPLLKPLLQRVVGRRVGLVDSATTTAELAADELRRQGLAREAGKPAHRFYVTDVPLRFEAIGERFLGRSLGTVEKVDWAVD; translated from the coding sequence ATGGCGACAGACGGCGCAATCGGCGTATTCGATTCCGGCATCGGCGGGCTGACCGTGGTGCGCTCGTTGATGGATCGCCTTCCGTTCGAGGACATCGTGTACTTCGGCGATACTGCGCGCGTGCCATACGGCATCAAGTCGGTGGCGACGATCCGCCGATTCGCGGGGGAGATCGCGCGCTTTCTGATGCAGCGCGACGTGAAGATGCTGATCGTCGCGTGCAACACGATGGCGGCTGTGGCCGACGACGTGGTGCGCGAGTGTGCGGGCGAGGTGCCGGTGATCGACGTGATCGATGCCGGCGCGCGGGCGGCTGTGGCCGGGTCGCGCAGCCGGCGCGTGGGGGTGATCGGTACGCCGACGACGATCAACAGCAATGCCTACGCCGAGCGCATCCATGCGCTCGATCGCGGCGTGCGCGTGTATTCGGCGGCCTGTCCGCTGTTCGTGCCGCTGGTCGAGGAGGGCTGGCTGGATCACCCGGTGGCGCGCATGACGGCGCGCGAATATCTCAAGCCGGTGCTGGCCGAGGAGGTCGATACGCTGGTGCTGGGCTGCACCCACTATCCGCTGCTCAAACCGTTGTTGCAGCGGGTGGTGGGGCGTCGCGTGGGGCTGGTGGATTCGGCCACGACGACCGCCGAGCTGGCCGCGGACGAGTTGCGGCGACAGGGGCTCGCGCGCGAGGCGGGCAAGCCGGCGCATCGCTTTTATGTCACGGACGTGCCCTTGCGCTTCGAGGCCATCGGCGAGCGCTTCCTGGGGCGCTCGCTGGGGACGGTGGAGAAGGTGGACTGGGCCGTCGACTGA
- the queG gene encoding tRNA epoxyqueuosine(34) reductase QueG: MNVLNHAQASDGPVDADGAAFVARIRAWGAELGFDAVAVTGVDLREAEPGLAAWLAAGFHGEMDYMARHGMKRARPAELLPDTVRVISARMNYWPDAADAEAALADPARAYVSRYALGRDYHKLMRARLAKLAKRIEAEVPHGHRVFVDSAPVLEVELATRAGLGWRGKHTLLLNREAGSTFFLGEIFTDLPLPVDAPQAEHCGTCTACIDACPTGAIVAPYEVDARLCISYLTIELKGAIPEELRPMIGNRIYGCDDCQLVCPWNRFARITAEPDFAPRNALDAATLVELFAWTEADFHERTAGSAIHRIGYERWSRNLAVALGNAPTTPEIVAALRARAEDRSELVREHVCWALEQHAG; encoded by the coding sequence GTGAATGTCCTGAATCATGCTCAAGCCTCCGACGGCCCCGTCGATGCCGACGGTGCCGCCTTCGTCGCGCGCATCCGCGCCTGGGGTGCGGAGCTGGGTTTCGATGCGGTCGCGGTGACCGGGGTCGATCTGCGTGAGGCCGAACCGGGGCTGGCCGCGTGGCTGGCCGCGGGTTTCCACGGCGAGATGGATTATATGGCGCGCCACGGCATGAAGCGCGCCCGCCCGGCCGAACTGCTGCCCGACACCGTGCGCGTGATCAGCGCGCGCATGAACTACTGGCCCGACGCGGCCGATGCCGAGGCCGCACTCGCCGACCCCGCGCGTGCCTATGTATCGCGCTATGCGCTGGGACGCGACTACCACAAGCTCATGCGCGCGCGCCTCGCCAAGCTCGCAAAGCGCATCGAGGCGGAAGTGCCACACGGCCACCGCGTATTCGTCGACTCCGCTCCTGTGCTCGAAGTCGAACTCGCCACCCGTGCCGGCCTGGGCTGGCGCGGCAAGCACACCTTGCTGCTCAACCGCGAAGCCGGCTCCACGTTCTTTCTCGGCGAGATCTTCACCGACCTGCCGCTGCCCGTCGACGCGCCGCAGGCCGAGCACTGCGGCACATGCACGGCCTGCATCGACGCCTGTCCCACCGGCGCCATCGTCGCACCCTACGAGGTCGATGCACGCCTGTGCATTTCGTATCTCACGATCGAACTCAAGGGTGCGATCCCCGAAGAGTTGCGCCCGATGATCGGCAACCGCATCTACGGCTGCGACGACTGCCAGCTCGTGTGCCCGTGGAACCGCTTCGCACGCATCACCGCCGAGCCCGACTTCGCCCCGCGCAACGCGCTCGATGCGGCCACGCTGGTCGAGCTGTTCGCGTGGACCGAGGCAGACTTTCACGAGCGCACCGCCGGCAGTGCGATCCACCGCATCGGTTATGAGCGCTGGTCGCGCAATTTGGCCGTGGCCCTGGGCAACGCGCCCACCACGCCCGAGATCGTCGCGGCGCTGCGCGCTCGCGCCGAAGATCGCTCCGAGCTGGTGCGCGAGCACGTCTGCTGGGCGCTGGAGCAGCACGCGGGCTAG
- the tsaE gene encoding tRNA (adenosine(37)-N6)-threonylcarbamoyltransferase complex ATPase subunit type 1 TsaE, which translates to MIQDIHPIDDTGSGFSAHLADEADTERAGAALAEGLAAGLVIYLVGDLGAGKTTLVRGCLHGLGHTGKVKSPTYTLIEPYVVSRLNLYHFDFYRFNVPEEFLEAGLEEYFSGTGACLVEWPGKAEPYIANADIEVRLSVRAPGRDIEVEALTETGRRCVHIMMSTLQACPS; encoded by the coding sequence ATGATTCAGGACATTCACCCCATCGATGATACCGGCAGCGGCTTCTCCGCACATCTGGCGGACGAGGCAGACACCGAGCGCGCCGGCGCGGCGCTGGCCGAGGGGCTTGCTGCAGGGCTGGTCATCTACCTCGTCGGCGACCTCGGCGCAGGCAAGACGACACTGGTTCGCGGCTGTCTGCACGGGCTCGGTCACACCGGAAAGGTAAAAAGCCCCACTTACACCTTGATTGAACCTTATGTAGTTTCTAGATTAAACTTATATCACTTTGATTTTTATCGGTTCAACGTTCCGGAAGAATTCCTGGAAGCAGGGCTGGAAGAATATTTCTCCGGAACGGGCGCGTGCCTTGTAGAATGGCCCGGCAAGGCCGAACCGTACATCGCCAATGCCGACATCGAAGTTCGCCTCAGCGTCCGCGCCCCGGGCAGGGACATCGAGGTCGAAGCACTGACGGAAACCGGACGAAGATGCGTTCACATCATGATGTCGACCCTGCAAGCCTGCCCGTCCTGA
- a CDS encoding N-acetylmuramoyl-L-alanine amidase produces MRSHHDVDPASLPVLNPPAGITRRELLRFAGASLALLVSPVGFAAATSLVAVRVWPGTEYTRITLESERGIEFSQMMLSDPDRLVIDLKGIEFNAVVQSLPDKVLESDPLIHRIRAAINRPGVVRVVVDLKAGIKPQIFTLNPIASYGHRLVVDLYPSEPVDPILALLEKPREAGHQAARPHIHTVVIDPGHGGEDPGAIGRRGSYEKNVTLSIAKRLKARIDAQPDMQAVLTRNGDYFVPLYQRVAIARRAKADLFVSIHADAFVKPQANGSSVYVLSERGATSTAARWLAQKENEADLIGGVNLTRQEGHLARTLLDLSQTATINDSLKLASSVLSQLGGINRLHKPQVEQAGFAVLRSPDVPSILVETAFISNPDEERRLNDGAYQNKLADAIIDGIREYLDTGAPARRTTVARATD; encoded by the coding sequence ATGCGTTCACATCATGATGTCGACCCTGCAAGCCTGCCCGTCCTGAATCCTCCGGCGGGCATCACGCGACGCGAACTGCTGCGCTTCGCCGGTGCCTCCCTCGCCCTGCTCGTCAGCCCCGTCGGCTTCGCCGCCGCCACCAGTCTGGTGGCCGTACGCGTGTGGCCCGGCACCGAATACACCCGCATCACGCTCGAGAGCGAACGCGGCATCGAGTTCAGCCAGATGATGCTGAGCGACCCTGATCGTCTCGTCATCGATCTGAAGGGCATCGAGTTCAACGCCGTGGTGCAGTCGCTTCCCGACAAGGTGCTCGAATCCGACCCCCTGATCCACCGCATCCGCGCTGCCATCAACCGTCCGGGCGTGGTGCGTGTGGTGGTCGACCTCAAGGCCGGCATCAAGCCGCAGATCTTCACGCTCAACCCGATTGCGAGCTACGGCCACCGACTGGTCGTGGACCTGTATCCGAGCGAGCCGGTCGATCCCATCCTGGCGCTGCTCGAAAAACCGCGCGAAGCCGGGCATCAGGCAGCCCGTCCGCACATCCACACGGTGGTGATCGACCCCGGTCACGGCGGCGAGGATCCGGGCGCCATCGGTCGGCGCGGCTCCTACGAGAAGAACGTCACGCTGTCGATCGCCAAGCGCCTGAAGGCACGCATCGACGCCCAGCCCGACATGCAGGCAGTGCTCACGCGCAATGGCGATTACTTCGTGCCGCTGTACCAGCGCGTCGCGATCGCGCGCCGCGCCAAGGCCGACCTGTTCGTGTCCATTCACGCCGACGCCTTCGTCAAGCCGCAGGCCAACGGCAGCTCCGTGTACGTGCTCTCCGAGCGCGGCGCGACCAGTACCGCCGCACGCTGGCTCGCCCAGAAGGAGAACGAGGCCGACCTGATCGGCGGCGTCAACCTCACGCGCCAGGAAGGCCATCTCGCCCGCACCCTGCTCGACCTGTCGCAGACGGCCACGATCAACGACAGTCTCAAGCTGGCCTCCTCCGTGCTGAGCCAGCTCGGCGGCATCAATCGCTTGCACAAGCCGCAGGTCGAACAGGCCGGCTTCGCCGTGCTGCGCTCGCCCGACGTGCCGTCGATCCTCGTCGAGACGGCCTTCATCAGCAACCCCGACGAGGAGCGGCGCCTGAACGACGGCGCCTATCAGAACAAGCTGGCCGACGCCATCATCGACGGCATCCGCGAATACCTCGACACCGGCGCCCCGGCACGGCGCACGACGGTCGCACGCGCGACCGACTAA
- a CDS encoding bifunctional riboflavin kinase/FAD synthetase has protein sequence MQVLRRIPERATQPSVLSIGNFDGVHRGHQGLLDLLVERARALDAAATVLTFEPHPREYFSPETAPTRLASMRDKLLQLAAHGVDRAYVCRFDAGLAAMSAEDFVENMLVRGLDVRHLIIGDDFRFGARRQGDFALLQREGARAGFGVEAMPTLEHDGVRVSSSAVRAALADGALDRAAELLGRPYSIAGRVVAGKQLGRSIAYPTANIALRHRRPALTGVFAVAVEGLAPAPVAGIANLGSRPTVGGQCPNLEVHMLDWSAECYGAHLRVHFLHKLRDEARYDSLDALKQQIRRDEAAARAWFADHPLQD, from the coding sequence ATGCAGGTTCTTCGGAGGATTCCGGAGCGGGCTACGCAGCCGTCGGTGCTGAGCATCGGCAACTTCGACGGCGTGCACCGCGGCCACCAGGGCTTGCTCGATCTGCTCGTAGAGCGCGCGCGCGCGCTGGACGCGGCTGCAACCGTGCTGACCTTCGAGCCGCACCCGCGCGAGTATTTCTCCCCGGAGACCGCCCCGACGCGACTCGCGTCGATGCGTGACAAGCTGCTACAGCTCGCCGCCCATGGGGTCGATCGCGCCTACGTGTGCCGCTTCGACGCGGGCCTTGCCGCGATGAGCGCCGAGGATTTCGTCGAAAACATGCTGGTGCGCGGGTTGGACGTGCGCCATCTGATCATCGGTGACGACTTCCGCTTCGGCGCGCGCCGCCAGGGTGATTTTGCCCTGCTACAGCGTGAAGGTGCGCGCGCCGGTTTCGGTGTCGAGGCGATGCCCACGCTCGAACACGACGGCGTGCGGGTTTCCAGTTCGGCGGTTCGCGCCGCGCTGGCCGATGGCGCGCTCGATCGCGCGGCCGAGCTGCTCGGCCGGCCCTACAGCATCGCCGGGCGGGTGGTGGCCGGCAAGCAGCTCGGGCGCAGCATCGCCTACCCCACCGCCAACATCGCGCTGCGCCATCGCCGCCCTGCGCTGACCGGCGTGTTCGCGGTCGCCGTCGAAGGGCTCGCGCCCGCGCCCGTGGCCGGCATCGCCAACCTCGGTTCGCGCCCGACGGTCGGCGGCCAATGCCCCAACCTCGAGGTGCACATGCTCGACTGGAGCGCCGAGTGCTATGGCGCCCATCTGCGCGTGCATTTCCTGCACAAGCTGCGCGACGAGGCGCGTTACGATTCGCTCGATGCGCTGAAACAACAGATTCGCCGCGACGAGGCCGCCGCCCGCGCCTGGTTCGCAGACCACCCCCTACAGGACTGA